The Nostoc sp. NIES-3756 DNA window TTTAGCAGCCTTAGAAGATGCAGTTGCAGATATTGAACATTTCTTAGAAGAGAGAACAAAACCCAAATCGTAGTGACTAATCTTGTATCCTAATTACGAATTACAAATTACGAATTACGAATTACAAATTACCTGTCTCTGTGCTTCATACAACATTAAAGCAGCAGCGATCGCCACATTCAAAGATTCTACACCAGGACTCAGAGGAATCTTCACCTGCTGGTCTGCCATCGCTGCTAAATCTGCTGACAAGCCAGCACCCTCATTGCCCAACAAAATTAAACTGGGTTTTGTCCAGTCTACTTCCCAATAAGTTAACTTGGCGGTGGGTAAGGTGGCTATTACCTGCATCCCCGCTTGCTGACAACTTTGTACAGTCGCTTTTAAATCTTCACTAACGGCTGTAGCCAAACGAAACCACTGTCCAGCCGAAGCACGCAACACTTTTGGATTATCCAAATCTACACTATCTTGACTCAGCCATAATCCTGAAGCCCCAGCCGCCGCCGCCGTGCGAATGATTGTGCCTAAATTACCTGGGTCTTGGATGGTTTCTAATGCTAGAACTACACCAGTAAAAGGTACTTGGCTTTGCTGTTCGCCACGTTTTGCCGTCGCCACCACCCCATCTGGTTGTACAGTAGTAGCGATCGCTTGTAATACTTCTTCACTGACAATTTCAGAGCGATCGCATCGACTACAAGCATCTTCCCACAATGTAGAATGGTTCGCTTGCCATGCTGGAGTACAGCACACCACCTCTAGATGATAATTCACCGCACAAGCTTCTTCCAGCAAGTGCGTTCCTTCCAACAAAAATAACCCCTGTTTATGCCGCTCTTTGGTAGAGTGCAGCTTGCGAATTTGCTTAACTAAATTATTCTGTAAACTCGTTAACATTTCTCTCGCTGAGTTCTATATTTGGCAAAACTCAGCACTCAGAATCCATTACTTAGCACTGATACATGCGGAACCCGGGACTTGAACCCGGAAGCCTTGCGGCACTAGAACCTGAATCTAGCGCGTCTGCCAATTCCGCCAGTTCCGCTTGCGGTTTGCATATCCACAATTTCTAATTATTACTTAATTCTTTGAGTTTGTCAACTTTAACAAAAGAGTGGTGAGTTCCCAGTGCTGTTAGCGGTAGGGGGGCGTTTAGCCTGTGCTAAGTATTTTTTTACTAACTCAACTCTCACCACTCCCCACTCAGCACTCCCCACAGATTATTGAGTCATGATGAATTAACAATCAAAAATTGGGCATTATTCATGAGTAGACAAATTGCTGATGACTGAATCGCAAGTAGTAAGGAAACATAACATGATTTTTCTTGAGTATTTATTCTTACATCAAAATAATACTTGGCGTTAAGTCATTGCTAATATTAGTTAAACCTTATAAACCTGACTATCATTAGATTTCAGCCATCAACACCAACCATAAAAATGATTTAGCAGTACAAGATATAACTACAAAAAGGTAGACAAATGAAATCTTTACTGTAGAATCAAAACCAACTTCTAACCTAAAAAATTACGTATTTATTGTGGAGGTAGGCTTATCAATCCTTCTAGCAGCTTACCAGATGCCAAACTGGTATCAGAAGCAGACTCCTCAGTCTTGCAAATTTGGGGTGGGCATTCTTTACGGGGTCATGTAAGAATTAGCGGGGCGAAAAATTCAGCATTGGTCATCATGGCTGGAGCCTTGCTATGTTCGGGAGATTGTCGGATTCGCAACGTTCCCTTATTGGCGGACGTAGAGCGCATGGCTGAGGTGATCTCAGCATTGGGCGTGCGCCTGCAACGACAAGGTGACATTCTCGATATCAACGCCAGTGAATTTAAAACATCAAAAGCTCCCTACGAATTAGTAACCCAGTTACGGGCCAGCTTCTTCGCCATAGGAGCCATTTTAGCCCGTTTAGGCGTGGCACAGATGCCATTACCAGGGGGTTGTGCAATTGGAGCCAGACCTGTTGACTTGCATGTTCGAGGACTGCAAGCAATGGGAGCAGAAGTGCAGATTGAACATGGTATTTGTAATGCCTATGTTCCTGGTAGCAATGGCAGGTTAAAAGGAGCCAAGATTTATCTAGATACTCCCAGCGTGGGGGCGACAGAAACTCTAATGATGGCTGCTACCCTCGCCGATGGGGAAACCGTACTTGAAAACGCGGCGCGAGAACCAGAAGTAGTTGATTTGGCTAACTTCTGTAAAGCAATGGGCGCAAACATTCAAGGTGCTGGTACTAGTACTATCACCATTGTTGGTGTTCCTAAACTACACTCGGTTGATTACAGTATTATTCCTGACCGCATTGAGGCAGGTACATTCCTTGTAGCAGGAGCCGTCACCCGTTCAGAATTTACCCTATCGCCAGTAGTGCCAGACCATTTAATTCCCGTACTTGCCAAGCTGCGCGATATTGGTGTTCCAATCATTGAGGAAGCACCAGATTGCCTCCGTATTCTGCCAGCAGAAACCCTCAGAGCTACAGACATTGATACCTTGCCCCATCCAGGGTTCCCCACGGATATGCAAGCACCATTCATGGCTTTACTAACCTTGGCGGAAGGCGACAGCATTATCAACGAATCAGTGTTTGAAAATCGCTTGCGTCATGCCTCTGAGTTAAATCGCTTAGGGGCGGATATTCGCGTCAAAGGTAACACCGCCTTTGTGCGTGGAGTGCCGATGTTATCTGGTGCGCCAGTCATCGGTACAGACTTACGCGCGTCAGCCGCCTTAGTCATTGCCGGACTAGCAGCCACAGGCAAAACAACCATCAAAGGCTTACATCATCTTGATCGCGGCTACGATCAACTTGATGTAAAACTACAGCAGTTGGGCGCTAAAATCTCGCGCATAGGCGAAGTTGCAGCAGATGCCGAAGTAGCCGCAAGTAATAATACTGCGTCAGTTTCTACTTAGGTGATATGAGGGAGATGAGGGAGATGAGGGAGAAGTTTCTTCTTAAATATCTCTCCCCCCACCTCCCCCTACTTCCCCACCTCCCCCATCTCTCCCCCACTCCCCAATCCCCAATCGTTATACTAACTGTGGGAGGCTGTTGATATTTGTTTTTCCAGCTGGCTAGATCATGTCCTTGTTCAAATCTCCGCTCATCGGTTTAAAAGCTGACTCGTTTCGTCATCCATTAGACCTGGAAGCCACTACATCTCTTAAGCAAATACCAGGCTTGGATATGTTGGTGCGAAATTTACTAGGGCCAATGGCCGAGCAAGTTTTTTATGTAGAAAATATTGCTTCTAGTGTATTGGTAGGGGAAAAACAACTGCCTCATTTACACAAGTTGTTGTTAGAAGCCTGTACAACTCTAGATATAGAGCCTCCTCAGTTATATGTCAGACAACATCCTGCACCTAATGCTTATACCTTTGCTATGCGGGGTAAGCAACCTTTTGTTGTCATACACACTTCTTTAATCGATATTCTCACACCAGAAGAAATTCAAGCAGTAATTGCTCACGAGTTGGGACATCTCAAGTGTGACCATAGTGTTTATTTAACACCTGTAAATTTATTAATATTAGCAGCATCAGCCGTGCCGAATATTGGTGCTGTTGTTGCCCAAGCTATTCAGGCACAACTTTTAGAATGGGTACGCTGTGCTGAGTTTACCTGCGATCGCGCTGCTTTGCTAGCTACCCAAAACCCCAGAGTTGTGATGTCTGTATTAATGAAGTTGGCTGGCGGTTCACCCACCCTAGCACCACAACTCAATCTGGATGCTTTCATTGCCCAGGCTCGCGCCTACGATGATATTAGTAAAACGGAAATGGGGGAAATGGTCAAAGCTGCCCGTACAGCCCAATTAACCCACCCCGTACCAGTTTTACGTGCGCGGGAAATTGACCGTTGGGCAAGTAGTCAAGAATACCAATCATTACTACAAAATCATGGACAGAAATACGCCAGTGAAACCACTAATAAAGGTGGTTGGCGCAATTGGTAATTAAGGACTAGATATTAAATATCACGTAGGGGCGTACATCTATCTGTACGCCCCTATCTATGTATTAGGCATTTTGTGAAATGTAATCAAACCCTTGCAAAGCGAAAAGCTTATTTATACCAATTCTCCAAAATCAAGCAATAAATCCAATTCAAAAACCTTTGTATACTCAGACTTTCTTATTTTTGAATTTTGAATTGGTATTATTAGCTCCTCGCTTTGAAATGGCCTAACGGCACTGGCGATATTTGATATGGTAAACCAAACCACGGTGGGAAAGGTCAAAAGAGTCAACAGTAGCTACCCCTTGACCACTAGCAGTCATCGCAGCGTTGACCCGCATATTTGTGCTGTCACCACAACGTGACCAGACATCAGCCACAGTTGCTAATTGGTCTCGGACGTTGTAATCTGTTTCGCCTCTAAATGTTCTAGAAAAAACAGGCCCACGCTGACCAGCAAAGAAGTATTCTGCTCTTAATCTAGCGGTTGTAGAGGGAGCTACATAGCCCCGGTAATCAGCATCGTACAGGGAGATTTGAAAGCCTTGAGGAACCTTAATAGGGATACTCATGTTACAGCTTTTACGTCTTTCTGTTGACTTATTTCCCTCAGCTATAAACTTATCAAATAAGATTGTTAACTCTTGACCATCAGGACTGACGCTGACACTAGCAGATCCATCAGGACAACCATTACCACCATATTCTGCACCTAATATTTCAACTTTGCTGCTAGCAAGGGCGGGGCCTACAGAAGCTGTAATTAATGTAGCGGCAGCCAAAAAAGCCTGAACACAATTAATAGATGTTTTTTTGAAATTTAGCATATTCATTACTCACCTGAGTTTAGTGTGTTGAACACTATTAGATTCAACTTTGTTGTGAGGTGTTCCAGAAAAATAGACTAAAAAAATTTCCAAAATATATTTAGGTTTGAAAAGGTGATTCTATATGCTTTTTAGGGTTTTATTACAAAAATGTTACACTTGCAACTTGTAAATATAGCTTTTCTTCTAGCTAAGAATAAACATAATATTAAATTCAAGTTTTTTAGGGATAAAACTGTTTGCTTATGGCGCAAAGCCTTATAAATAATGAAGTGTAAGCAGAAAATACACCTCAAAATTATCAAAAAAATGGGTAAAGTAATTCTTGCAACTATCTAGGGTTTGCATACAAAGTTTCACCAATCAGAATTTCACTGAATGGCTGATAACGGAAGCTAGATAAAACTCAATATTTCTTGAAGTCAGCAGCAGTTAAAGATTTATCCAAATAATAGATAAATCAATAAGGAGTTTACCTTACAGAATTAAATAATTAGCTGTCTACAATTAGCGGTGTTCCGACTAATTAATAGTAATTTATGACTTCGGAGTTTTTTGTCCAGATGTTAATATTCAATATATACTTACATAATGACTGAAAATTCTTCTCTATGTTCCCGCGAAATTACGTAAGCAATGGGCTAAATCTGTGGTGAGCGATCGCTCTTGCATTAAGCCGTCAATTAGGGAAGCCTGATCAGTAAACTTTCGTAAATAAAAAACTCTCAGACCTCTCTTTAATAAATTAAGGAGCGCAGGCTTTCAACGCTCCTTGTGTAACCTTTCAAGGTTCTTAATCAAATTTTCAACTTTATCCGTACTACGCAACACCTGCACTAGATGCTGGCTTTTTCCCATCTTCCGCAGCATCCCACCCGATTTGCCGGATTTGCACCTTTAGACCGTTTTCTGGACGTAAAGTAACTGACGGTTGCGGCACGATTGGATACCCTAGTTCTAAATCTATTTGAAACTTTTGGTCTTTTATTAAGTCTTTCTACTTATCTGCAAACTACTTTTTTCCATATCTTGTAAAAACTTAAAGTCGGTATAGAGATTAAGAAGGCGATCTAGTGCGTAAGCATCGCTTGACTCAAATGTAAAAGCGATCGCAACCATAATCGCCTTTTCCTCTAAGAATTGATCCGTGGCTTCACTTATTTGAACCAGCCTGTGGTTCTGATACATTTATTCGGTAAATAATTTAGTACTCTCAAAACAAAGGCAATCACCACAGGTAATAAGTGATTTCTGGCGTTCAGCAAGTGGTTAAGAAACAGCCTAAGTTGAAGACCTAGCTGAATAAGTATAAACATCTCGAGAACCGCTTGAATTTGTTCTTACCCAGGTAACAGTCCAATCACCTCCTACCCTGTCACTTTCGTTAACCTCGTATCTTGCATTTCCCCATGTTGCTTGAAAACCACCTGACATAGTTTCAGCCTGACTAGGAGAAAGTTCGTCGGTTAACTCCACCAGTAAATCTAATGTACCGATTTGCTTTGACATAATTAATTACCTCACTTACTTAATAAGGTGATAATCACCTTTACTTGAAGGTATGCAAATTTCGTTAGAAGTTCATAAGTCAAAAGATGGAATTATATATACCTTTGCTCTACCTTTTGATATCTCTTTTTAAAGATAGTGATTATCAACAAAAATATTAAACAATTGAATTGTTAATTTGAGTATTTATCAGAGTTTTAAACCTTTCTGGAAGACTGACTTTACCGACTTATGCTATATTTCTAATTTTTTTTGCCAAAACGGGCGATAAGAAGAGTTTCGATTTGCTATAAGTAGTGTTGTCTTATGATGGACGTAATTTCCACAATTGCTACTTAATCATTAATGGTGAACACTACGCCCGTTACCACAGTCTATGTTAATCCCGTAAGTGGGAATGATGCGAATACGGGTTCAAGGCAGAGTCCGTTTAAAACCCTCACTCGTGCTTTAAAAACGACTCCCCCAGCAATTATTTATCTGGCTGCGGGAACTTATAACACTGCAAATCAAGAAATCTTTCCCTTGGTGATCCCTGAGGGGGTAATGGTAGTAGGTAACGAAGCGAATAAAGGCTCAGGAATTTTAATTTCTGGGGGTGGTGAGTACCAAAGCCCTAGTTTTAGCGTGCAGAATGTCACGTTAGTTGTACTCAACAAAGCTAGTGTCAGGGGTGTGACTGTAACTAATCCTGTAGCTAAGGGTACTGGTGTCTGGATTGAATCAACAGCCCCTAATATAGCTAACAATACTTTTACTAATTGTGGTCGAGAAGGTGTGTTTACTAGCGGTACTGCCAAACCTGCGATTTTAGATAATGTGTTTGTGCAGAATGCAGCCAGTGGGTTATTTATGGCACGCAACAGTAAAGGGGAAGTGCTGCGGAATGTATTTCAAAAGAATCCTTTGGGTATAGCTATTAGTGACTTTGCTGCACCTTTAATTGCCAATAATAAGTTATCTGAAAATCGGACTGCGATCGCTCTCTCTCGCAATGCTCGTCCTGTCCTGCGAAATAATTTTATCTTCAAAAATACCCAAGGTGGCTTGTTGGTCAATGAAAACGCCCTGCCTGATTTGGGTAACACACAAGATGCGGCTGGCAATATTTTTAATAATAATGGCGAGTTTGATATTCAAAATGCTACAGCACAGCAGTTAATTTCTGTAGGCAACCAGTTAAACCCCACCCAAGTGAAGGGACAGGTGGAATTGCCGGCGGCGACGATAGAAAATCCCGTTGCTAACACCAATTTTGTTGATTTACCTGGGCATTGGGCAGGCGCTTTTGTGGAAGCATTAGTTAACAAGGGTTTCCTGAGCGGTTTTCCCGATGGCACATTCGCTCCTGATGCACCCATCACCCGCGCCCAATATGCGGCGGTAATTGCTAAAGCCTTTCAGTTACCTACAAACAATCAACCACCTAAATTCGCTGATCTCAAGCCAGATTTTTGGGCAGCAGCCGCCATTACCAAAGCCGCCCAGATGGGATTTATTAGCGGTTTTCCTGATGGGACGTTTCGACCTGCGCAGAACTTAACCAAAGTTCAAGCCATAGTTTCGGTTGTCAATGGTTTAAAACTAAGCGGAGGTAGCCCGAATTTGCTGAGTGTATACCGCGATCGCGCCCAAATCCCCAGTTATGCTACAAATCCTCTTGCTATTGCGACGCAGCAGAGTCTGGTGGTGAACTATCCCCAAACCGATAGACTTGAACCACTGCGCGATATTTCCCGCGCTGAGATTGCGGCGTTAATTTATCAAGCTTTAGTGACAACTGGACAAGAAAAAGCGATCGCTTCACCATATATAGTCAGCGCCGAAGTTGATGCTCCTGCCTTCACTGATTTATCAGGACATTGGGCAGAAC harbors:
- a CDS encoding DUF1565 domain-containing protein, which translates into the protein MVNTTPVTTVYVNPVSGNDANTGSRQSPFKTLTRALKTTPPAIIYLAAGTYNTANQEIFPLVIPEGVMVVGNEANKGSGILISGGGEYQSPSFSVQNVTLVVLNKASVRGVTVTNPVAKGTGVWIESTAPNIANNTFTNCGREGVFTSGTAKPAILDNVFVQNAASGLFMARNSKGEVLRNVFQKNPLGIAISDFAAPLIANNKLSENRTAIALSRNARPVLRNNFIFKNTQGGLLVNENALPDLGNTQDAAGNIFNNNGEFDIQNATAQQLISVGNQLNPTQVKGQVELPAATIENPVANTNFVDLPGHWAGAFVEALVNKGFLSGFPDGTFAPDAPITRAQYAAVIAKAFQLPTNNQPPKFADLKPDFWAAAAITKAAQMGFISGFPDGTFRPAQNLTKVQAIVSVVNGLKLSGGSPNLLSVYRDRAQIPSYATNPLAIATQQSLVVNYPQTDRLEPLRDISRAEIAALIYQALVTTGQEKAIASPYIVSAEVDAPAFTDLSGHWAEPFIRGLASMGITNGFADGSYQPNKPMTRAQYAAMVAVAFNPPAKRPATDFVDVPKDFWAYRALQIAASGGFVSGFSDRTFRPDQNVQRLQVIVSLVNGLALSTVDTNNVLPYTDNNNIPEYARKAVVTATQQRIVVNSPEPKQLAPTKEATRAEVAAMVYQALVAIQRAPSINSPYIISTLSS
- the murA gene encoding UDP-N-acetylglucosamine 1-carboxyvinyltransferase: MNPSSSLPDAKLVSEADSSVLQIWGGHSLRGHVRISGAKNSALVIMAGALLCSGDCRIRNVPLLADVERMAEVISALGVRLQRQGDILDINASEFKTSKAPYELVTQLRASFFAIGAILARLGVAQMPLPGGCAIGARPVDLHVRGLQAMGAEVQIEHGICNAYVPGSNGRLKGAKIYLDTPSVGATETLMMAATLADGETVLENAAREPEVVDLANFCKAMGANIQGAGTSTITIVGVPKLHSVDYSIIPDRIEAGTFLVAGAVTRSEFTLSPVVPDHLIPVLAKLRDIGVPIIEEAPDCLRILPAETLRATDIDTLPHPGFPTDMQAPFMALLTLAEGDSIINESVFENRLRHASELNRLGADIRVKGNTAFVRGVPMLSGAPVIGTDLRASAALVIAGLAATGKTTIKGLHHLDRGYDQLDVKLQQLGAKISRIGEVAADAEVAASNNTASVST
- a CDS encoding DUF4360 domain-containing protein codes for the protein MNMLNFKKTSINCVQAFLAAATLITASVGPALASSKVEILGAEYGGNGCPDGSASVSVSPDGQELTILFDKFIAEGNKSTERRKSCNMSIPIKVPQGFQISLYDADYRGYVAPSTTARLRAEYFFAGQRGPVFSRTFRGETDYNVRDQLATVADVWSRCGDSTNMRVNAAMTASGQGVATVDSFDLSHRGLVYHIKYRQCR
- a CDS encoding M48 family metallopeptidase, with the translated sequence MSLFKSPLIGLKADSFRHPLDLEATTSLKQIPGLDMLVRNLLGPMAEQVFYVENIASSVLVGEKQLPHLHKLLLEACTTLDIEPPQLYVRQHPAPNAYTFAMRGKQPFVVIHTSLIDILTPEEIQAVIAHELGHLKCDHSVYLTPVNLLILAASAVPNIGAVVAQAIQAQLLEWVRCAEFTCDRAALLATQNPRVVMSVLMKLAGGSPTLAPQLNLDAFIAQARAYDDISKTEMGEMVKAARTAQLTHPVPVLRAREIDRWASSQEYQSLLQNHGQKYASETTNKGGWRNW
- a CDS encoding TrmH family RNA methyltransferase, encoding MLTSLQNNLVKQIRKLHSTKERHKQGLFLLEGTHLLEEACAVNYHLEVVCCTPAWQANHSTLWEDACSRCDRSEIVSEEVLQAIATTVQPDGVVATAKRGEQQSQVPFTGVVLALETIQDPGNLGTIIRTAAAAGASGLWLSQDSVDLDNPKVLRASAGQWFRLATAVSEDLKATVQSCQQAGMQVIATLPTAKLTYWEVDWTKPSLILLGNEGAGLSADLAAMADQQVKIPLSPGVESLNVAIAAALMLYEAQRQVICNS